In a single window of the Littorina saxatilis isolate snail1 linkage group LG5, US_GU_Lsax_2.0, whole genome shotgun sequence genome:
- the LOC138966772 gene encoding uncharacterized protein, translating into MAAIVVENVYVRTPLTSPVGHSAIHYPRGRREEEEEEGIPIPVIHMETSSKTQDGVQQMASGGATTMMEPQQAESRNTNATTSTATQAERLPARNSARTEANDGNVESGQQTTPAQIGEDVGDTRVPAEDPKTQTTQQNGHTVTDEDSHLTLRDEYVDRVWEEFVTNFLLGSCNIQKAAIFDLATRRPLATSGDLHISKDEMEQLVTSLHHIQLAYRNGVTIGGQHYRVKLADGRNGILARTGTEGCTVCKTQSLIIIGIHDQRGNSRKCNEDVMRLGDFFRRKAV; encoded by the exons ATGGCGGCAATCGTGGTAGAAAATGTGTACGTCCGCACCCCCCTTACCTCCCCAGTAGGTCACAGCGCCATACACTATCCTCGTGGACGaagggaggaagaggaggaggagggaatACCGATTCCAGTCATTCATATGGAGACGAGTTCAAAGACACAAGATGGCGTCCAACAGATGGCCTCAGGAGGTGCAACTACTATGATGGAACCACAGCAAGCAGAGTCACGG AACACCAACGCAACCACGTCAACAGCAACCCAGGCAGAGAGGTTACCCGCCAGAAATTCTGCGCGGACAGAAGCCAACGATGGAAATGTTGAATCTGGCCAGCAGACGACACCAGCACAGATTGGAGAAGATGTGGGTGACACAAGAGTACCAGCTGAAGACCCAAAGACACAGACTACGCAACAGAATGGCCACACTGTGACAG ATGAGGACAGTCATCTGACGCTACGAGACGAGTACGTGGACCGTGTGTGGGAGGAGTTCGTGACCAACTTCCTGTTGGGATCCTGTAACATCCAGAAGGCCGCCATCTTTGACCTGGCCACGCGGCGCCCTCTGGCGACAAGCGGAGATCTGCATATCTCCAAGGACGAAATGGAGCAGCTAGTGACAAGTCTGCATCACATACAACTTGCTTACAG GAATGGAGTAACGATAGGAGGACAACACTACCGAGTCAAGCTGGCAGACGGACGCAACGGGATTCTCGCGAGAACAGGAACCGAGGGTTGTACCGTGTGCAAAACCCAATCCCTCATCATTATAGGCATTCACGACCAGCGAGGAAACTCCAGAAAATGCAATGAGGATGTGATGAGACTGGGTGACTTTTTCAGAAGAAAAGCCGTGtag